Proteins encoded in a region of the Populus alba chromosome 13, ASM523922v2, whole genome shotgun sequence genome:
- the LOC118028147 gene encoding xanthohumol 4-O-methyltransferase, translating into MASQEAEALFKSQVEISQLVLGFADSMVLKCAVELRLADIINSHGRPISVSQIASGINNSPSSDISYLARIMRYLVRKEIFTAHPPSDGGETLFGLNQKSRLLIHDSERSLASTVIMQLNPSFLAPWYCLSQCIKEGGTAFSKAHGCEVWDLASRNPEVNRNFNEAMACTSKIVMTAILSQYKDGFNNIRSLVDVAGGTGGNVAEIVRAYPHIKGINLDLPHVVATAPKYEGVSHVAGNMFDAIPNADAIFMKRILHDWTDESCVEILRNCKKAIPEKTGKLIIADIVLKTDDHCDKLDGIRMAMDLVMFALTCGKERTEQEWKKLLEEGGFYRYKIIKIPALESIIEAYPE; encoded by the exons ATGGCATCACAAGAGGCAGAGGCATTGTTCAAAAGCCAAGTTGAAATATCTCAACTCGTGCTTGGTTTTGCTGATTCTATGGTTTTAAAGTGTGCGGTGGAGCTTAGACTGGCAGATATAATAAATTCTCACGGTCGTCCAATCTCTGTGTCCCAAATAGCTTCAG GTATTAATAACTCACCTAGCTCGGACATTTCTTATCTTGCTCGTATCATGAGATATTTGGtcagaaaagaaatttttacTGCACACCCCCCATCAGATGGAGGAGAAACACTCTTTGGGCTGAATCAAAAATCAAGATTGCTAATACATGACTCTGAACGAAGCCTCGCTTCTACAGTAATCATGCAACTCAATCCATCCTTCCTAGCACCGTGGTATTGCTTGAGCCAATGTATCAAAGAAGGTGGCACCGCTTTCTCGAAGGCTCATGGCTGTGAAGTGTGGGATCTTGCGTCTCGAAATCCTGAGGTCAACAGGAATTTCAATGAGGCCATGGCATGCACATCAAAGATCGTGATGACGGCAATTTTGTCACAATACAAAGATGGTTTCAACAATATTAGATCATTGGTGGATGTTGCTGGTGGTACTGGAGGAAATGTAGCAGAGATTGTCAGGGCCTACCCACACATTAAAGGAATAAACTTAGATCTGCCACACGTTGTAGCAACAGCACCAAAATATGAAGGAGTTTCCCATGTTGCAGGAAATATGTTTGACGCTATTCCTAATGCTGATGCAATTTTCATGAAG CGGATATTGCATGATTGGACCGATGAATCATGCGTTGAAATTTTGAGAAATTGCAAGAAAGCAATACCTGAAAAAACTGGAAAGCTTATCATAGCTGATATAGTTCTAAAAACAGATGATCATTGTGATAAACTTGATGGTATAAGAATGGCAATGGATTTAGTGATGTTTGCACTCACTTGTGGGAAGGAGAGAACTGAGCAAGAATGGAAGAAATTATTAGAGGAAGGAGGCTTCTATCGCTATAAAATCATCAAGATTCCAGCTTTGGAATCTATTATCGAGGCTTATCCAGAGTGA